The nucleotide sequence CTTGAAAGGCCTAAGTGATCATTTTTTCTGTTTTTAATACCTTaaaatttatgttttatttttgtttcaaCCTTTTAAAAAATGAAATTATGTCATCTTTTAAAGTTTACCAATTTCAAGATAAATTAAACATCCCTTTGGGATAAGAATAAGTTGAATATTATTATAGTAGGCTTTATTTGAAGGACACAAAATGTTTTTTCAAGGCttgagttatattatttttattctatttttgGGGTCCTATTCAAAAATAATGTaactcatattttatttttttcaaaaactaTCAAATTTCGAGGAAACCATACAACAAAGTTACAAAATGCCTAAATgacaattttttatattttaaaatagttattttatatttatttcagtCAATTTTTTAAAGTTTTAAGTACACAAAAAAATTTTAGATAGCCTAAGTTTGACTATTTTTGAATGATGCATACTATTTTTAGATCTTCTTCGAAATAGTGTAACTCATATTTAgctttttctaaaaattttaaaattcctaTAAATATTGAAAATAACTTACAAACCATGAAAatggatatttatttatttcaaccTTTAAACATATGAAATTATGTCATTCTTTTAAAATTTATCTAATTTAGATGAATTTACCGCCCCTTTgccataaaattcattcaaatattattataataattttttttcaaatttttaaGGACACAAAAAGATTGTGGAAGACCTGGGTACATTGTTATTGAATGAAGTTGCATTATTTTTGGGTCTTATCAAAAAAATGGTGTAActcattttttttactttttaaaaaattcttaaattatCTGAATACCTTGCAAATAAATTACAAAGGCATAAATAaccatttttctatttttaaacctTCCTAAtagataatttttatttatttaaatccttttaaaatataattttttatttttccttattTAAGGTAAATTTACCATCTCTTCGAGACAAAAACCAATTGAATATTATTATAGAAGGTTTTCTTAAAGTTTTAATGACGCAAATTTTTTTAGAAAAGTTGAGTTACATTTTTTTGAAAGTTGTTAAATATGGGAAAGAGGAAGGGAGATCAGAAAATCATAAAAGAATTATTgaggatatttttattattttaaaaattaggcGATATAcacgaaagaaaagaaaaagtaaaGCAAGAGGTTTTTTAAGAAATTTACCCATAGAaaattaatcactcaaatttaaataaaaaatattcaaattggaTTCGAGTCCAGATTTGGATTCTTTGCTTGCTCCTCCTACAAACCTCTAAATCTTATGGGTGCAATCCAAGAAGGAAATGTGGCCCTTGCATGTTTCCAAATCCACGAAAGGAGGACATCCCGCCCACCCACACCCTTCGGTCTATGAAAGGGGTCACTACGAAATCCTCTGTTGCTCACTACGAAACCCCTCGCTTGTTCTCCTGCTCTTCCTCGCCTTCTTGATTTTGATATCGCCTATCAATCCCCAGAGTCCATATCCATCAGTTATCCATTTCTATCCCACCTCAATCCTGCTCGTCTTTGCCTTCTCGACTTTTGCATCACTTGTCGATCCCTACAGTCCATCTCCATTGGTTATCCGTTGCTATCTCGTACTGAGATGACGAACCAAGAACTTTCTGCCGAAGTGGTAAAAGATCTCTCTTTGTTCTTCGTTGTTCTATTTTCGATTGGAGCAGATAGTTGTGTGTTCCGTGGCTAATGATATGGGATCTTTGTGTTTAGGTCGGGAATGCGTTTATTGATCAATATTGTTTTATTCTTCGGCATCATCCTGAGATGATTCACCAGTTCTACAAAGAAAGCAGTAAGCTCGGTCGTCCTGATGATCACGGCAATGTGACATCGGTCACCACCATCGCGGTGAGTACTCCAGGTCCTATTCTTAAGGGGGGTATTGGAAAACAAAACCTTTTTCTTGAAATCCTTAACTTGTTTTTGCCGAATTGATGGGAAATAGACAATCAATGAGATGTTACTGGCCACCAGCTTGGGCGTACCAGAGATAAAGAAGGTGAACAGCCAGGAGTCTCACCATGGTGGGGTGTTGGTCCACGTAACAGGGCGTCTCACCAAGGAGGACAACGTCAAGAGGGACTTCTCCCAGTCCTTCTTCCTTGCTCCCCAGGAAACGGGCTATTTTGTGCTGAATGACATCCTGCAGTATGTGGATGAGATCGACGAACACCAGGGTTCTGGAGAGATCGATGAACAGCAGCGACACCAGGGCTCTGCGAATGGTATTATTCACTTCTTGTGCTCGTTGTCTCTCGAGAGTTCATAGTTCGTTTTGTTGGCTTATCTGGTCGTAATTGGTCTGTAGAACAAGAAGAAACAGTGTCAGTGCCCATTGATGTAGTGGTTGCTCCAGCAAAAGAAATCTGTGATTCTGTGAGCAATGACGAGAGCTCCGCTGTGCAAGAGAAAGAACCGGGCAATGAGGTCTGTGATTCTGTGAACGATGGCGAGAGCTCGACTGTGCAAGAACAGGAACCGGGCAAAGAGGTCTGTGACTCTGTGAGCAATGGCGAGAGCTCGACTGTGCAAGGGAAGGAACCGAGCAATGAGGTCTCCGATTCTGCGAACAATGGCGAGAGCTCCACTGTGCAAGGGAAGGAACCGAGCAATGAGGTCTCCGATTCTGCGAACAATGGCGAGAGCTCCACTGTGCAAGGGAAGGAACCGAGCAATGAGGTCTCCGATTCTATGAACAATGGCGAGAGCTCGACTGTGCAAGAGAAACAACTGGACAATGAGGTGTCTAATGTAGTTTCAGAAAGTCCTCATCAACAGATGCCCAAGAGGACATATGCTTCAGTGGTTAGTGCTTAATCTTGATATGATGCC is from Musa acuminata AAA Group cultivar baxijiao chromosome BXJ3-8, Cavendish_Baxijiao_AAA, whole genome shotgun sequence and encodes:
- the LOC103994854 gene encoding nuclear transport factor 2-like encodes the protein MTNQELSAEVVGNAFIDQYCFILRHHPEMIHQFYKESSKLGRPDDHGNVTSVTTIATINEMLLATSLGVPEIKKVNSQESHHGGVLVHVTGRLTKEDNVKRDFSQSFFLAPQETGYFVLNDILQYVDEIDEHQGSGEIDEQQRHQGSANEQEETVSVPIDVVVAPAKEICDSVSNDESSAVQEKEPGNEVCDSVNDGESSTVQEQEPGKEVCDSVSNGESSTVQGKEPSNEVSDSANNGESSTVQGKEPSNEVSDSANNGESSTVQGKEPSNEVSDSMNNGESSTVQEKQLDNEVSNVVSESPHQQMPKRTYASVIKSAKDVPVNVATAEWVPVVAAPSKPVPAPTPEEPISSSVDERSICVKNIPLHATSAFLEEQFKRFGPIKPGGSQVRGHHKWQESHSCFGFVEFQTSDSARRAIEASPIVMSGRSVKIEPKKILNPGVDRYGGRFPPGGVDGQQSGLRQHGNRGYVGGRAGNRTRLDTAGTGSGSHHKWN